The Georgenia sp. TF02-10 genome window below encodes:
- a CDS encoding TIGR03085 family metal-binding protein produces MPWMETERAALVQTLREADPDAATMCEGWTVRHVLGHLVLREQRPYLVLPDMLARRPPGQEPFLGRLVAGARTPAGYQALVDRFAGGPPAWSPVGWLGDTGNLIEYVVHHEDVRRGGAEPAEPRVLPPDMVRAVWARLLPTARLSYRTSPVGVVLVVPGGPRRVVHRGADAVVVVGDPVELALHALGRTHAEVDVHGRSAVVDRFLASR; encoded by the coding sequence ATGCCCTGGATGGAGACCGAGCGGGCCGCGCTCGTGCAGACCCTGCGCGAGGCGGACCCGGACGCGGCGACGATGTGCGAGGGGTGGACGGTTCGGCACGTGCTCGGCCACCTCGTCCTGCGGGAGCAGCGGCCTTACCTGGTCTTGCCGGACATGCTGGCCCGGCGACCCCCGGGCCAGGAGCCGTTCCTCGGCCGGCTCGTCGCCGGGGCGCGCACCCCCGCCGGCTACCAGGCGCTGGTCGACCGGTTCGCCGGCGGCCCGCCGGCCTGGTCACCGGTGGGCTGGCTGGGTGACACCGGCAACCTCATCGAGTACGTCGTCCACCATGAGGACGTCCGGCGCGGGGGTGCGGAGCCGGCCGAGCCCCGGGTCCTCCCGCCGGACATGGTCCGGGCCGTCTGGGCCCGGCTGCTGCCGACGGCACGGCTGAGCTACCGCACCAGCCCGGTGGGCGTGGTCCTGGTGGTCCCGGGCGGTCCCCGGCGGGTGGTCCACCGCGGCGCCGACGCCGTGGTCGTCGTCGGCGACCCGGTCGAGCTCGCGCTGCACGCCCTCGGGCGCACGCACGCCGAGGTCGACGTGCACGGCCGGTCCGCCGTCGTCGACCGCTTCCTGGCGAGCCGCTGA
- the hisI gene encoding phosphoribosyl-AMP cyclohydrolase, protein MPPTSSLAPDVAARLKRDEHGLVCAVVQQHDTGEVLMVGWMDDEALARTLTTGRATYWSRSRQEYWRKGDTSGHTQHVKAVSIDCDGDALLVQVDQVGPACHTGARSCFAAGGDLGAVPGSRP, encoded by the coding sequence GTGCCTCCGACGAGTTCCCTCGCCCCGGACGTCGCCGCCCGCCTCAAGCGGGACGAGCACGGCCTGGTCTGCGCCGTCGTGCAGCAGCACGACACCGGTGAGGTCCTCATGGTCGGCTGGATGGACGACGAGGCCCTGGCCCGCACCCTCACCACCGGCCGCGCGACCTACTGGTCCCGGTCCCGGCAGGAGTACTGGCGCAAGGGCGACACGTCGGGCCACACCCAGCACGTCAAGGCCGTGAGCATCGACTGCGACGGCGACGCGCTCCTCGTCCAGGTCGACCAGGTCGGCCCGGCCTGCCACACCGGGGCCCGGAGCTGCTTCGCGGCCGGCGGGGACCTCGGCGCCGTCCCGGGCAGCCGGCCGTGA